One genomic region from Sphingobacterium multivorum encodes:
- the xpt gene encoding xanthine phosphoribosyltransferase — protein MKLLKDRILHDGKSLAGGILKVDNFINHQMDPVLMKSIAVEFVRRFADLPINKIITIEASGIAPAIMLGYLLELPVVFVKKAKPTTMADMYVSQVHSFTKNRTYDICVSKEFLAPGDNVLFIDDFLANGNAAFGMLDLVQQSGASLSGMGFIIEKSFQEGGKRLRELPDLRIESLARIKSLEVNKVSFEED, from the coding sequence ATGAAATTATTAAAGGATAGAATCCTTCATGACGGTAAAAGTCTCGCAGGAGGCATACTTAAAGTAGACAACTTCATCAATCATCAAATGGACCCCGTATTGATGAAATCTATTGCAGTGGAATTTGTCCGCCGTTTTGCAGACCTCCCGATCAATAAAATCATTACAATTGAAGCAAGCGGAATAGCCCCAGCGATTATGCTTGGCTACCTTTTAGAACTCCCGGTTGTATTTGTAAAAAAAGCAAAACCCACGACCATGGCCGATATGTATGTGAGCCAGGTACATTCGTTTACCAAGAATAGAACCTACGACATCTGTGTCAGTAAAGAATTTCTTGCACCCGGCGACAATGTTCTTTTTATAGACGATTTTTTGGCCAATGGAAATGCTGCTTTTGGCATGCTCGATTTGGTCCAGCAATCAGGTGCGTCGTTATCAGGCATGGGGTTTATTATAGAGAAGTCCTTCCAAGAAGGGGGAAAAAGATTAAGAGAATTGCCTGATTTAAGAATCGAATCGCTAGCGCGGATAAAGTCGCTTGAAGTGAATAAGGTCAGTTTCGAAGAAGACTAG
- a CDS encoding AMP-dependent synthetase/ligase encodes MEEKLRLFDLARQQMGKYPNLDMFAHKVDGKWNYIKTADFLEQVDNLSKGLIELGVKPSEKVGLIAGSSMEWHMIDFAIQQIGAVVVAIYPNITDTDYQYIFNDAEIRVCIVSNKSLYDRLMNLTDSIYTLKYLFCIAEQEGTRSWKELNDIGSNCSPEKLAALRDQIKPEDLATLIYTSGTTGKPKGVMLSHNNIFSNVLGAAEITPCKAYDRGLTFLPPCHAYERMVLYTYMYLGFTVYIAESFDKIGDNLKEVKPHIMTVVPRILEKVYEKIMKTGHDLTGFKRKVFDWAVSVAEEYDPNPEKRSLSYNLKLKLAKKLVLNKWYEALGGELLTVASGSASLHSKLTRAFLAAGIPLYEGYGMTEASPLISVNHYIKGIRIGTVGLPVRFVEIKLAEDGEILVKGPNVMMGYYKNKAETDKTIIDGWLHTGDIGKWEDEKFLKIIDRKKEMFKISGGKYVIPQPIETKLVESKFIEQAMVIGDGMKFASAFIVPNYAHLLDWARTDAPELATMAKDDFLTDPTIVKKVNQEVRRANQHFGNWEQIKKPIILTDEFTIENGELTPTLKMKRKVILEHHQEEFNNLYQMEMD; translated from the coding sequence ATGGAAGAAAAACTTAGATTATTTGATCTTGCACGTCAACAGATGGGCAAATACCCCAATCTTGATATGTTTGCGCACAAAGTGGACGGCAAGTGGAATTATATCAAAACAGCAGATTTTCTTGAACAAGTAGACAACCTCTCCAAAGGGCTGATTGAACTTGGCGTGAAACCCAGCGAGAAAGTTGGTCTCATTGCCGGCAGTAGCATGGAATGGCATATGATTGACTTTGCAATCCAGCAAATTGGTGCAGTCGTGGTGGCCATCTATCCAAATATTACCGATACAGACTATCAATATATTTTTAATGATGCCGAAATCAGGGTCTGTATCGTCAGTAACAAAAGCTTGTACGATCGCCTGATGAATCTAACCGATTCAATCTATACATTGAAGTATCTTTTTTGTATCGCCGAACAGGAAGGAACACGCAGCTGGAAAGAACTTAATGATATAGGCTCCAATTGCTCCCCAGAAAAACTAGCAGCGCTCCGCGATCAGATCAAACCTGAAGATCTCGCTACCCTGATCTACACTTCTGGAACCACGGGCAAACCAAAAGGCGTCATGCTGTCACACAATAATATATTTTCCAATGTATTAGGTGCAGCAGAAATTACGCCCTGTAAGGCTTACGACCGCGGATTGACCTTCCTGCCACCCTGCCACGCCTACGAACGCATGGTTTTATATACCTATATGTATCTCGGCTTTACGGTCTATATCGCAGAATCTTTTGATAAAATAGGTGATAATCTGAAGGAAGTAAAACCTCATATCATGACCGTTGTCCCCCGTATTCTTGAAAAAGTCTACGAGAAAATCATGAAAACAGGCCACGATCTCACTGGTTTCAAACGAAAAGTTTTTGATTGGGCTGTCTCAGTCGCAGAAGAATATGATCCAAATCCTGAGAAAAGAAGCCTATCCTATAATCTCAAACTAAAGCTTGCCAAGAAACTTGTCCTTAACAAATGGTATGAGGCTTTGGGTGGCGAATTGCTTACCGTTGCCTCTGGATCAGCCTCTCTTCACAGCAAGTTAACACGTGCCTTCTTAGCTGCAGGAATTCCATTATATGAGGGTTACGGCATGACCGAAGCCTCACCACTCATTTCAGTCAATCATTATATCAAAGGTATTCGCATTGGCACTGTTGGACTTCCTGTACGTTTTGTTGAAATAAAACTCGCCGAAGACGGAGAGATATTGGTAAAAGGTCCCAACGTCATGATGGGCTATTATAAGAATAAGGCAGAGACGGATAAAACCATCATTGATGGATGGTTGCACACCGGAGATATCGGGAAGTGGGAAGATGAAAAATTCTTAAAAATCATTGACCGAAAAAAAGAGATGTTCAAAATTTCGGGTGGAAAGTACGTTATACCACAACCTATCGAAACCAAGCTCGTTGAATCTAAGTTTATAGAACAGGCAATGGTAATCGGTGACGGGATGAAATTTGCCTCTGCCTTTATTGTACCAAACTATGCCCATTTGTTGGATTGGGCCAGAACAGATGCTCCTGAACTTGCTACCATGGCAAAGGATGATTTTCTGACTGACCCGACTATAGTAAAAAAAGTCAATCAGGAGGTGCGCCGTGCAAACCAGCATTTTGGTAACTGGGAGCAGATCAAGAAACCAATTATTTTAACCGACGAATTTACAATTGAAAATGGAGAGTTAACACCAACCTTAAAAATGAAACGGAAGGTCATTCTCGAACATCATCAAGAAGAGTTCAATAACCTCTATCAAATGGAGATGGATTAA
- a CDS encoding proline dehydrogenase family protein, translating to MIENSEPKTLSFDNTEIAFKSKSDKDLERAYWLFKIIANNFLTKVGPSMTNFALNIGLPIQGIIRKTIFKHFCGGETIEGCENAINELGENGVGTILDYSVEGEETESAFDACCNEVLRTVVAASKNKYIPFSVFKPTGLGRFELFEKVNAKEALTESEQAEYQRMLDRTDRICKACHAAGVKVLVDAEHSWIQDAIDDIAREMMEKYNMEKPIVYNTYQLYRSDKLASLKADFEYAKVRGFHMGAKIVRGAYMEIERARAAQKGYSDPIQPNKEASDRDYNEAIEFILDHLDNFGLMAGTHNEDSSMLLAKEIDRRGIDRSIDRIYFAQLLGMSDNLSFNLAAHGYNVAKYMPYGPVKAVMPYLFRRAQENTSVAGATGRELGLLIKEKQRRKASR from the coding sequence ATGATTGAGAATTCTGAGCCCAAGACATTATCCTTTGATAATACAGAGATTGCTTTTAAAAGTAAAAGCGATAAGGATTTGGAAAGAGCGTATTGGTTATTCAAAATAATAGCGAATAACTTCTTGACAAAAGTAGGTCCGTCAATGACCAACTTTGCACTGAACATCGGATTACCTATCCAGGGTATCATCCGTAAAACAATCTTCAAGCATTTTTGTGGCGGAGAGACCATCGAAGGTTGCGAAAATGCGATCAACGAATTGGGAGAGAATGGTGTAGGGACAATATTGGATTATTCCGTTGAAGGAGAAGAAACGGAAAGTGCATTTGACGCTTGCTGCAACGAGGTATTGCGCACCGTAGTCGCGGCCAGTAAAAACAAATACATTCCATTTTCAGTATTTAAACCAACTGGATTAGGCCGATTTGAACTGTTTGAAAAAGTCAATGCAAAGGAAGCCTTGACAGAAAGTGAACAGGCAGAATACCAACGGATGTTGGATCGTACCGATCGCATCTGTAAAGCTTGTCATGCAGCTGGTGTAAAAGTTTTAGTAGATGCTGAACATTCATGGATCCAAGATGCAATTGACGATATCGCTCGTGAAATGATGGAAAAATACAATATGGAAAAACCAATTGTATATAATACTTATCAATTGTACCGTAGTGATAAGTTGGCATCTTTGAAAGCTGACTTTGAATACGCCAAAGTTAGGGGATTTCACATGGGTGCTAAGATCGTTCGTGGTGCCTATATGGAGATCGAACGTGCTCGCGCTGCGCAAAAAGGTTATTCCGATCCCATCCAGCCAAATAAAGAAGCTTCCGATAGAGATTATAATGAAGCTATTGAATTTATCTTGGATCATCTGGACAACTTTGGATTAATGGCGGGTACACACAATGAGGACAGTAGCATGCTACTTGCAAAGGAAATTGACAGACGTGGTATCGACCGATCAATCGACCGTATTTACTTTGCACAATTATTGGGTATGTCTGATAACCTGAGCTTCAATTTAGCTGCACATGGCTACAATGTTGCCAAATACATGCCTTACGGACCGGTGAAAGCAGTGATGCCATACCTTTTCCGTAGAGCACAGGAAAATACTTCAGTCGCAGGAGCGACAGGTCGGGAGCTCGGGCTTTTGATCAAAGAAAAACAAAGAAGAAAAGCTAGTCGATAA
- a CDS encoding RNA-binding S4 domain-containing protein: MQEFKIEGEYIQLIQLLKALNWVEHGAMAQWVVAEGYVKYNGQVDYRKRLKLRPGDVVEFDGMQIKLV, from the coding sequence ATGCAAGAATTTAAAATCGAGGGCGAATATATCCAGCTCATACAGTTACTTAAAGCTTTAAATTGGGTGGAGCATGGTGCTATGGCTCAGTGGGTTGTAGCGGAAGGGTATGTAAAGTATAATGGGCAGGTCGATTACCGGAAAAGGCTCAAATTGCGACCAGGAGATGTTGTTGAATTTGATGGGATGCAAATAAAATTGGTGTAA
- the aroB gene encoding 3-dehydroquinate synthase: MEVIESLGYQVYFDDTLASLEAFLAERSYSKIIVLVDTNTLDNCLPLFQQALPNLANYDVIEVDPGEENKNIDFCIGVWHNMLDFGADRHSLMINLGGGVVTDMGGFAASTFKRGMDFIQIPTTLLSQVDASVGGKTGIDMGSVKNIIGTFAQPQAVFISSQFLKTLDQRQLISGFAEVIKHGLIFDRDYYERVKTLEIDQIDNSLVKHSVSIKNRVILEDPKEKGLRKILNFGHTIGHAIEGYSLLNDASPLLHGEAIAAGMICEGYLSHKLNGLPLDELNDLIQTFRKYFKDYTFDSSIDTALLDLMRNDKKNLSNQIGFALLDQIGSCQYDIYVSEEDIIESLDFYRELIAP; encoded by the coding sequence ATGGAAGTCATAGAAAGTTTGGGCTATCAGGTATATTTTGATGATACGTTGGCCTCTTTGGAGGCGTTTTTAGCTGAGCGCAGTTACTCAAAGATCATCGTCTTGGTGGATACCAACACCTTGGATAATTGTTTACCCTTATTTCAGCAGGCCTTACCCAATTTGGCGAATTATGATGTGATAGAAGTAGATCCTGGCGAGGAAAATAAAAATATTGATTTCTGTATTGGCGTATGGCATAATATGCTCGATTTCGGAGCGGATAGGCATTCGTTGATGATCAACCTGGGTGGTGGGGTAGTCACCGATATGGGGGGATTTGCAGCGTCAACTTTCAAAAGAGGGATGGATTTTATTCAAATTCCGACGACTTTACTTTCCCAGGTAGATGCATCGGTAGGAGGTAAGACCGGTATTGATATGGGCAGTGTGAAAAATATTATTGGAACTTTTGCACAACCTCAAGCAGTATTTATTTCGAGCCAGTTTTTGAAAACCTTAGATCAGCGTCAGTTAATCTCAGGTTTTGCTGAAGTAATCAAACATGGACTGATCTTCGATCGGGATTACTACGAGCGAGTGAAAACATTGGAGATCGATCAAATCGACAATTCTTTGGTCAAGCATTCTGTTTCGATCAAAAACCGTGTTATCCTTGAGGATCCGAAAGAAAAAGGACTACGTAAAATATTAAACTTTGGTCATACAATTGGTCATGCTATTGAGGGATACTCTTTGTTGAATGATGCTTCACCTTTATTACATGGAGAAGCTATTGCAGCGGGAATGATTTGTGAGGGGTATCTATCACATAAATTGAATGGTCTGCCTTTGGATGAATTAAACGATTTGATCCAAACCTTCAGAAAATACTTTAAAGATTATACATTTGATTCATCCATTGATACAGCCTTGTTGGATTTGATGCGAAATGATAAGAAAAACTTGTCCAATCAGATCGGTTTTGCATTGCTTGACCAAATTGGCAGTTGTCAATATGATATCTACGTTTCTGAGGAAGATATTATTGAAAGCCTTGATTTTTACCGTGAGCTAATCGCACCATAA